The nucleotide sequence CGGCCTGCTGGTCAGTGCGCTCAACCAGGGCCGCCAATCGACGGAGCTGCGCGAATGGCTGCTGCCCGTGCTGGGCGAGCGCGGCCGCTGGCTGGCCACGCAAAACCCGCAGTGGGCTTATGCCGCAGGCGTGCAAGAGACGGCCAATGCCGAGCAAATCTGGCAAGAAGGCTCTGTTGCCCAGCGCGTGAGCCTGCTGGAGGCAGAGCGCGAAACCGACCCCGCCACGGCCCGTGCGCGGCTGGAAGCCAGCCTGAAAGAATTGAACGCCAAAGAGCGTGCACCCATGGTGGCGGCGCTGCACGCGGGCCTGAGCATGGACGACGAGCCGCTGCTGGAGAAACTGCTGGCCGACCGCAGCAAGGAAGTGCGCGAAAACGCCGCCCAGCTGCTGACCCGCTTGCCCGCCAGCGCGCACAGCCTGCGCATTACGGCCTGGCTGCAAACCATGCTGAGCCGCGATGACAAGGGCGAATGGCAAATCGAGCCGCCCACCGAGGGCAACAAAGACTGGGAGCGCGATGGCATTGCGCTGCAACTGCCTGCCTATGTAAAGGGCGAGCGTGCCTGGTGGCTGCAGCAGCTGGTGGCGCTGGCGCCCATTGATTTCTGGCGCCAGGCGCTGGACAAAAGCCCCGAGCAATTGTGGGATTGGAGCCGCCGCAGCGACTGGAAATCTGCGCTGCGCCAGGGCTGGCTGAAGGCGCTGGATACCCAGCACGACCTGCGCTGGCTGCCGCTGCTGCAAAGCATGGAAAGCGATTCGCGTGCGCAGGCTCTGCTGCCGCCGCTGCTCGACCAACTGACGACGGAGCAGCGCGAAGCAATGTGGCTGGAGCGCCTGCAGCGCAAGCAGGGCCAGAGCGCACTGATCGATTCCGTCAACAGCATGGATGACAGCATGGGTGCGGTCGATGTGCTCTCGCCCGCCATCTCGCAGTGGATTGTGGATGCGCTCTACACCGCCACACGCGGCAAACAGGCACAGGGTAATTGGCACAGCTGGCAGGCCGACCAGGCCGTGCTGGCCTGCGCCAAACGCCTGCATGCCAGCCTGCTGCCGCGCTTTGCCGACCTGTGGCGCACGCCTGTGCCTGGGAGCGATTTGCCAGCCGCTAGTGAAGAACCCAAAGAAGCTGTGCAAGGCCCGAACGCCGAGGCCAACGCCGAAGTCATTGCCAAGCTCAAAGCCGAGCAGGAAGCCCGCCGCGCGCGCGCCCGCTTGCGGCCCTGGGATGACGAGCGCGTGCTGCAGCAACTCAACCGTATTGTCGATTTGCGCATGGCCCTCGCCGCCGTCGCATCCCCCTCCATCTAACGCCCATTTTTTACCGGAAGCCACACCATGAGCCAAGTCCTGCGACAGCACGCCGAACAGCAATTTGCCGAAGAACTCGATGCCCTGCAAAAGGTGGATGACCGTCCACGTCCGCCGAACTGGAAGCTCTCGCCCTGGGCCGTGCTGCAGTATTTGATGGGTGGCACCTTGAGCAATGGTTTTGAAGTCAGCGCCAAGTACATCGGCAATCCGCGCCTGATGGAGATTGCGGTTTCCACCCTGGCCACCGACCGCGCACTGCTGCTGTACGGCGTGCCCGGCACGGCCAAGTCCTGGGTGTCGGAGCATTTGTCGGCTGCGGTCAGCGGTGACTCGACCATGCTGATCCAGGGCACCGCAGGCACCAGCGAAGAGCAACTGCGCTATGGCTGGAACTACGCCCAGCTATTGGCCCACGGCCCGTCCGAGAAAGCGCTGATCCCCAGCCCGCTGGTCAACGCCATGAAGCTGGGCAAGATCGCCCGCATCGAAGAGCTGACCCGCATCCCCGCCGATGTGCAGGACACCTTGATCACCGTGCTGTCTGAAAAGACCTTGCCCGTGCCTGAGCTGGGTATGGAATTCCAGGCTGTGCCGGGCTTCTCCGTTATCGCCACGGCCAACAACCGCGACAAGGGCGTGAACGAACTCTCCAGCGCCTTGAAGCGCCGCTTTAACACCGTGGTGCTGCCCGTGCCAGCCTCGCAAGACGAAGAAGTGCAGATCGTCACCAAGCGTGTGGGCGAGCAAAGTCGCGCCCTGCAACTGCCTGCCGAAGCGCCTGCGCTGCAGGAAGTGCGCCGCGTGGTGCAAATCTTCCGCGAACTGCGCAACGGCCAGACCGAAGACGGCAAGACCGTGCGCGTGAAGTCGCCCAGCTCCACCTTGTCCACAGCAGAGGCCATCTCGGTCATCAACAGCGGCATGGCGCTGGCGGGCCACTTTGGCGATGGCGTGCTGAGCGCGAACGATGTGGCGTCTGGCCTGCTGGGCGCGGTCATCAAGGACCCGGTTCAGGATACGGTGGTGTGGAAGGAATATCTGGAGACGGTCGTCAAGGAGCGTGCCGACTGGAAAGATCTATACCGCGCCTGCCGAGAGCAATTGTGAGTTGTGCGGCAGTGAATACAGCTCTTGATACTTCGTTGCCACGCAGGCCGCGCGCAAGCTCGCCGTAGCGCTGCTACTGTCTTCGCTTGCGACGCCTCGTCTCAACCGCCCATCTGCGATGGGCTGAGCTGTCTTCACTGCTGAAATTCCGTTGATTCACGCACATCGCAGCTTTCAAGAAATCTATGGCCACTTCCGCTGATTCCGTTCACTTCTTTGGCATACGCCACCACGGCCCCGGCTGTGCGCGCAGCCTGCTGCAGGCGCTTGAAGCTTTGCAGCCCGACTGCCTGTTGGTTGAAGGCCCGCCCGAGGGCGAGGCGCTGCTGCCCATGCTGCAAAGCGCCGAGCTGCGCCCGCCCGTGGCCATGCTGGTCTATATGCAAGACGCGCCCAGCCAGGCCGCGTTTTATCCGTTTGCCGAGTTTTCGCCCGAGTGGCAAGCCCTGCAATGGGCCAGCCGCCAGGGCGTTGCCACGCGCTTTATCGATCTGCCGCAAACCCATGCCATGGCGATTGAGTTTGCGCGGCGAGAGGCTTTGAAGAAGGCGATGGAAGAGGGCGGCGGCGCGACTGATGAAGTTGAAGACGCCGCTGAAGGCGATGAATCTGAGGCAGAAGCCGCAGAGCCTGCAGCGCAAGAAGCGGAAGGCGATGCACCAGACGCTGAGCAGATCGCCGCAGATGAAGCTGTAGAAGAGCCACAGACAGCGGCGCAAGAGCACCATAACCACCGTGATCCGCTGGACTGGCTGGCCCACGCGGCAGGCTTTGAAGACGGCGAGAGTTGGTGGAACCGCTTGGTCGAGGAGCGCGGCGATAGTGAGGCGCTGTTTGAATCCATCAACGAAGCCATGACCGCTGTGCGCAGTGAGTTGGCCAAAGACGGCGAACATTGGCGCGGCGAAGCCTATGTGCAGCGCGAAGCCATGCGTGAGGCCCATATGCGCCAGTGCATACGCGAGGCGACCAAGGCAGGCTACCAGCGCATTGCCGTGGTGTGCGGCGCATGGCATGTGCCCGCGCTGCAGCAAAGCGTGACGGCCAAGGCCGATAGTGCCTTGCTCAAAGGCCTGCCCAAGGCCAAGGTGATGGCCACCTGGGCGCCGTGGACCTATCGCAATCTGGCCAGCAGCAGCGGCTATGGTGCGGGTGTCACATCGCCGGGCTGGTATGAGCATCTGTGGCGCTGCTACCAGGCAGATATGGAATCAAACAGGCCGCTAGCGCAGGATGAAAGCGCGCCAGAAGCTATTAAAAATATAGTAAACCCTGCGGTCAAGCCAGCCGTTTTGCGCACCGCAGGCTGGCTCACCCGCGTGGCCCATCTGCTGCGCGATAAAGATCTGGACTGCTCCAGTGCACACATCATTGAAGCCACGCGCCTGGCCGCCAGCTTGGCTGCGCTGCGTGGCCAGCCCACGCCGGGGCTGCAAGAGATTAACGAGGCCATCGTCACGGTGGTTTGCATGGGTGAGACTGCGCCGCTCAAGCTGATTGACGACGCACTCACCGTGGGCCATGTGCTGGGCAGCGTGCCCGCCGATGTGCCCCAGGTGCCGCTGCAGCGCGATATAGAGCAGCAGCAAAAATCGCTGCGCATGAAGCCCGAGGCGGCAGCCAAGCTGCTGGCGCTGGATTTGCGCAAAGAAAATGATTTGGCACGCAGCCACTTTCTGCACCGCCTGCGTCTGCTAGGCATTGGCTGGGGCACACCCGCGCAAGATGCGCAGCGCAACCGCGGCACCTTCCGCGAAAGCTGGCAGATGCAGTGGGAGCCCGAGCTGGCCGTGCGCGTCATCGAAGCCAGCGTGCATGGCGCCACCGTGGCACAAGCCGCCACGGCCAAGCTACGCGCCAGCCTGACGCCCGAGACCGCACTGCCCGAGATTGCCCATGCCATTGACGACGCACTGCTGGCCAACTTGCCGCAGTTGGTTGAGGCCTTGATTGAAACTTTGGCCGAGCGCGCAGCCACCACGGGTGATGTGGCCCAGTTGCTGCAAGCCTTGCCGCCGCTGGCCAATGTGTACCGCTACGGCAGCGTGCGCCAGACGGATACGGTGCTGCTGGCCACGGTGATTGATTCGCTGGTGCTGCGTGCCGCCATCGGCCTGCCCGTGGCTTGCATGGCCATGGACGAAGACGCGGCGGGCGCGATGAAGATCAAGGTGCTGGCCGCCCACGATGCATTGCGCTTGCGCGGCATGGATGGCCAGGCCCAGGAAGCCGTGGACGCCTGGCGCGCCGCACTGCGTAGTCTGGCCATGGGCGATGCGGCCGCGGCCTTGCTGCGCGGCATGGCCTGCCGTTTGCTGCTGGATGAGCATCTGCTGGAAAGCGCCGAAGTGGTGCGCCAGTTCAACCGCAACCTCTCGCTGGGCGCCGCGCCCATGGATGTGGCGGCCTGGCTGGATGGCTTTTTGAACCAGCAAGCCTTGGTGCTGCTGCACGATGAATCCATCTGGGGCGCGATCGATGCGTGGTTGACGAGCTTGGGCGAGCTACAGTTTGCGCAAATCCTGCCGCTGGTGCGCCGCAGCTTTGCCAACTTCAGCAAGCACGAGCGACAAAGCCTGGGCGAGAAAGCCAAGCGTGCACCGGTCGCTGGTGCGGTGCAGACCGGCTCAGTGCAAGTCGCCCCAGTCGCAAGCGGCGAGGAAGCCGGACCATGGGACGAGCAGCGTGCAGCACTGGCACTGCCGGTGTTGAGCGCACTATTAGGGCTGAATCTGCCTGAAGTCCAGGCAGTAAAGTCGCCTGTAGCTCCTGATTTTGAAGCATCTACAGATAAGGTGTGATGATGAATGCCAACGTGAACACACCTAGCACCGATCCCGAACTGAACGAGCAGGAGCTGCAACCCACCTCACGCCTGCAGCGCTGGCGCATGGTGCTGGGCAGCCCGGCGGACGCCAGCTGCGGCGGTGTCTCTGGCCGTTTGCAAGAGATGGATCAGGCGCTTGCATCGCTGTATGAGCAAGACACCAAGCTGGGCTCGCGCAAGGGCGGGCGCGGCGATTCTTCGCCATCCGTCTCGCGCTGGCTGGGCGATATCCGCAAATACTTCCCCAGCCAGGTGGTGCAGGTGATGCAGCGCGACGCGATGGAGCGCCTGCAACTGCGCGAAATGCTGCTGCAGCCCGAGATGCTGGAGAACGTGCAGCCCGATGTGCATCTGGTGGCCGACCTGATCTCGCTGGGCTCGGTCATTCCGCAAAACACCAAGGCCACAGCGCGGCTGGTGGTGCGCAAGGTGGTCGATGAGCTGATGAAAAAGCTGGAAGAACCCATGCGCAGCGCAGTCAGTGGCGCGCTGGACCGCAGCCAGCGCAACCGCCGCCCGCGCCATGCAGAGATCGACTGGAACCGCACCATCCGCGCCAACCTGCGCCACTGGCAGCCCGAGTACAAAACCATCGTCCCCGAGACCTTGATTGGCTATGGCCGCAAGGTGCGTCGCCCGCAGCGCGAGGTGATTTTGTGCATTGACCAGAGCGGCTCGATGGCCAACTCGGTCGTGTACTCCAGCATCTTTGGTGCGGTGATGGCCAGCCTGCCTGCCGTGGCCACCAAGCTGGTGGTGTTTGACACGGCGGTGGTGGACTTGACCGACAAACTGGACGACCCAGTGGACGTGCTGTTTGGCGTGCAACTGGGTGGGGGCACTGATATCAACGGCGCGGTGGGCTACTGCCAGAGCATCATCAGCGAGCCGCGCAACA is from Comamonas fluminis and encodes:
- a CDS encoding DUF5691 domain-containing protein, translating into MSQANLWTALQQSALVGAERLAVPVILTTPDVSTPASVQAVQMALQQPAASIAAQVLRASAAAAVLERTGWVPGSQIQLSAPLTVPVIPAPESRSAPDDAQLESLVEAIITEGPQDQLAPTFAELNNAGLRLPHGLLVSALNQGRQSTELREWLLPVLGERGRWLATQNPQWAYAAGVQETANAEQIWQEGSVAQRVSLLEAERETDPATARARLEASLKELNAKERAPMVAALHAGLSMDDEPLLEKLLADRSKEVRENAAQLLTRLPASAHSLRITAWLQTMLSRDDKGEWQIEPPTEGNKDWERDGIALQLPAYVKGERAWWLQQLVALAPIDFWRQALDKSPEQLWDWSRRSDWKSALRQGWLKALDTQHDLRWLPLLQSMESDSRAQALLPPLLDQLTTEQREAMWLERLQRKQGQSALIDSVNSMDDSMGAVDVLSPAISQWIVDALYTATRGKQAQGNWHSWQADQAVLACAKRLHASLLPRFADLWRTPVPGSDLPAASEEPKEAVQGPNAEANAEVIAKLKAEQEARRARARLRPWDDERVLQQLNRIVDLRMALAAVASPSI
- a CDS encoding ATP-binding protein translates to MSQVLRQHAEQQFAEELDALQKVDDRPRPPNWKLSPWAVLQYLMGGTLSNGFEVSAKYIGNPRLMEIAVSTLATDRALLLYGVPGTAKSWVSEHLSAAVSGDSTMLIQGTAGTSEEQLRYGWNYAQLLAHGPSEKALIPSPLVNAMKLGKIARIEELTRIPADVQDTLITVLSEKTLPVPELGMEFQAVPGFSVIATANNRDKGVNELSSALKRRFNTVVLPVPASQDEEVQIVTKRVGEQSRALQLPAEAPALQEVRRVVQIFRELRNGQTEDGKTVRVKSPSSTLSTAEAISVINSGMALAGHFGDGVLSANDVASGLLGAVIKDPVQDTVVWKEYLETVVKERADWKDLYRACREQL
- a CDS encoding DUF5682 family protein yields the protein MATSADSVHFFGIRHHGPGCARSLLQALEALQPDCLLVEGPPEGEALLPMLQSAELRPPVAMLVYMQDAPSQAAFYPFAEFSPEWQALQWASRQGVATRFIDLPQTHAMAIEFARREALKKAMEEGGGATDEVEDAAEGDESEAEAAEPAAQEAEGDAPDAEQIAADEAVEEPQTAAQEHHNHRDPLDWLAHAAGFEDGESWWNRLVEERGDSEALFESINEAMTAVRSELAKDGEHWRGEAYVQREAMREAHMRQCIREATKAGYQRIAVVCGAWHVPALQQSVTAKADSALLKGLPKAKVMATWAPWTYRNLASSSGYGAGVTSPGWYEHLWRCYQADMESNRPLAQDESAPEAIKNIVNPAVKPAVLRTAGWLTRVAHLLRDKDLDCSSAHIIEATRLAASLAALRGQPTPGLQEINEAIVTVVCMGETAPLKLIDDALTVGHVLGSVPADVPQVPLQRDIEQQQKSLRMKPEAAAKLLALDLRKENDLARSHFLHRLRLLGIGWGTPAQDAQRNRGTFRESWQMQWEPELAVRVIEASVHGATVAQAATAKLRASLTPETALPEIAHAIDDALLANLPQLVEALIETLAERAATTGDVAQLLQALPPLANVYRYGSVRQTDTVLLATVIDSLVLRAAIGLPVACMAMDEDAAGAMKIKVLAAHDALRLRGMDGQAQEAVDAWRAALRSLAMGDAAAALLRGMACRLLLDEHLLESAEVVRQFNRNLSLGAAPMDVAAWLDGFLNQQALVLLHDESIWGAIDAWLTSLGELQFAQILPLVRRSFANFSKHERQSLGEKAKRAPVAGAVQTGSVQVAPVASGEEAGPWDEQRAALALPVLSALLGLNLPEVQAVKSPVAPDFEASTDKV
- a CDS encoding VWA domain-containing protein; translated protein: MNANVNTPSTDPELNEQELQPTSRLQRWRMVLGSPADASCGGVSGRLQEMDQALASLYEQDTKLGSRKGGRGDSSPSVSRWLGDIRKYFPSQVVQVMQRDAMERLQLREMLLQPEMLENVQPDVHLVADLISLGSVIPQNTKATARLVVRKVVDELMKKLEEPMRSAVSGALDRSQRNRRPRHAEIDWNRTIRANLRHWQPEYKTIVPETLIGYGRKVRRPQREVILCIDQSGSMANSVVYSSIFGAVMASLPAVATKLVVFDTAVVDLTDKLDDPVDVLFGVQLGGGTDINGAVGYCQSIISEPRNTILVLISDLYEGGVESGLLRRANELVESGVQFVTLLALSDEGAPSYDADLAAKLAALGVPSFACTPDAFPQLMAAAIRRDDVSAWAATQGFKTSK